The Amycolatopsis endophytica genome includes the window GGAACCCGGAACCGTGCCGCTCGGAAGACACGCACCGCGGTGGCCTTCCGGGGAATATGCCCACCGCCGAGGCACTGTGGGCATTGACGATTCGTGCGCGCTCGGCAGTTGCCCGTGGAGATGCGCACGGAGATTGCTGTTCGCGACGGACGCGTGGGCGAGCCGGACGGTCCTCGACGAGCCGATGCCGTACCACCGCTGGGGTCTGACACAGACGTCGTACCCGGACCCCGGCTCGCTCGGCATCGACGTCGACGCCCGTCCCTCGCTCGACGAGGTGCTGGAAGCCCGCGCCGGCCGGATGTCCGTGGTACGCCGGATCGTCGGCACCCTGACCGACGCCGAACTGTCCCGCCTCTGCGCGCGACCACCGGCGCCCGGCTACCCCGGACAACCGCGTCCGGTGTCCCGCTGCCTGCGCGTGGTGATGAACGAGGAGTGCGAGCACCGCCGCTACGCCGAACGCGACCTCGCCGTCCTCGCAGCCCGCTCATGACAACGGCCCCTCCAGCGGGAGGGGCCGTCATCACCACGAAATCAGCGGTCCGCGACCGCCTGCTCGGCGGCCTGCATCCACTCCCGCCACTGGGCCGCCTGCTCGTCGGCCTTCTTCGCGCGTCGCTCGTCCCCGGCGGCCCTGGCCTTCGCGGCCTGCGCCTCGAACTGCTCGACCCGCTCCCGGAACTGGGCGGCGCGTGCCTGGGCTTCCGGGTCGGTCCGGCGCCACTGGCTCTCCTCGACCTCGCGGATCCGGTCCTGCACCGACTTCAACCTGCCGTCCAGCTCGCGGATCCGTTCCCGCGGCACCTTGCCGATCTCGTCCCACTGCTCCTGGATCCGCCGCAGCTGCGCCTTCGCCCCGTCGAGGTTGGTGCCGGGGTCGATCTTCTCCGCCTCGACGAGCAGTTCCTCCTTGCGGGTCGCGTTCGTGGCGAACTCGGCGTCGCGCTCGGAGAAGGTCGCCGAGCGGCGGGAGAAGAACGCGTCCTGCGCGGCGCGGAACCGCTGCCACAGCGCGTCGTCGGCCTCCTTGGGCGCGCGGCCCGCGGCCTTCCACTCCGTCATGAGATCCTTGTAGCGCCCGGCGGTGGGGCCCCAGTCCGTCGAGTCCGACAGCGCCTCGGCCTCGGCGATCAGCTCCTCCTTGCGGACCTTCGCCGCCGCGCGCTGTTTGTCCAGCTCCGCGAAGTGGGAGCCACGGCGGCGGTTGAACGCCTCGCGGGCCTTGGAAAAGCGCTTCCACAGCTCGTCGTCGGTCTTGCGGTCGACGCCCTTGATCGTCTTCCACTCGTCGAGGATGGCGCGCAACCGGTCACCCGCGGCCTTCCACTGCAGCGACTCGGCGGCGATCTGCTCGGCCTCTTCGGCGAGCCCCTGCTTGCGCCCGACCGCGGCCGCACGGGCCGTCTCGCGCTCCTGCTTCGCCGATGCCAGAGCCTTCTCCGCGTGCGCCACGATCTGCTCGATCCGCGACGAGAGCGCCGCCAGGTCACCGACGACCGCCGCGGTCGGCAGGCTCTCCCGCAGCTGCGTCGCGGTGGACAACGCGTGCTTGGGATCGCCCGCCCCGGACGAGAGGCGGGTGCCGAGCAGTTCGACCTCGGTGCGCAGGTCGTCGAAGCGCCGCGCGTAGTGCAGCAGCCCCTCCTCGGGCGAACCGGCCTGCCACACACCGACGGAGCGTTCCCCCTCGGCCGTCCGGACGTAGACGTTGCCCTCGTCGTCGACCCGGCCCCAGCGGGAGGGGTGCGGCTCGGCGGGCGGGACCGGCGCGCCGTGACCGGCGGGCGTGTGGCCGTGGGGCACCTGGTGGGGTGCCGGGGTGCCGGGGTTCTCGTCGGACATCGCAGGCTCCTTATCGCCTGTCGGCCCGCCGGGTGGCGGGCGCCCCGCGGGTGCGCGGGGCCGGGTCATGCGGGTATCGATCCCTCTGGCCGCATTCAAGCAGTTCAGCGCCGCTCGTGGTACTCGGTTGGGGAGTCGGAGCGGGTGATTCTACTTCCGGGCGGCGTGGGATCGCTGTGATCGTCGGTCTCGCTGCTCTCCGTGTCCACGGTCTGCCCGAGAGTGGCTGCCGGTAACCTCGACGGGTGTGATCGTGCAAGCCGTGGTGGTACCGCAGCCCCCGTTGCTCCTGCCGGCCTTGTCGCCGGGCGCGAACGCCGAGCTGGAGGCGTTGCGAGCGGCCTGCGTCCGCGCGGTCCGGGGTCTCGCCGCTGTCACCCGGGAGTGGGTCGCGGTCGGCGCCGGTGACCACGAACGGGTCATCGAAGGTGTCTGCGGGACGTTCCGCGGATACGGAGCGGACGTGCCGGTGCGCCTTTCGCGTGACGCCGTCACTCCCGAAGTCCTCCCGTTGCCCGCGCTCGTCGCGGGCTGGTTGCGTGAGCAGGCGGGCGCGGAATCCGTGCGCGTGCACCTGGCCGACGGCGATCCGGCCGACTGCGAGCGCCTGGGCAAACGCCTGGCCCACGGTGAGTGCACCGGCCTGCTCGTCCTCGCCGACGGCTCGAACCGGCACGGCCCGAAATCGCCTGGCAGCGAGGACGAACGAGCCCCCGGCTTCGACGACGCCATCGCCCGTGCGCTGGAGAACGCCGACACCGCCGCGCTGCGGGCGCTGGACCCGGCGCTCGCCACGGAGCTGGGCGCGGGCGGCCGGGCGCCGTGGCAGGCACTGGCCGGTACGGGCGATGACTGGCGCGGCGGACTGCTCTACTCCGCCGCCCCGTTCGGCGTCGGCTACCACGTCGCGGTGTGGGAGCGCGGGTGAGGCCGATCGCCGTCGTCGGCCCCACCGCGACCGGGAAGTCCGACCTCGCCATCACGATCGCCCGCGCGGTCGGCGGTGAGGTCGTCAACGCCGACGCCCTGCAGCTCTACCGCGGCATGGACATCGGGACCGCCAAGGTCCCCGAGCACGAGCGCCAAAGCGTCCCGCACCACCTGCTCGACGTACTGGACGTCACCGAGACCGCCTCCGTCGCGGCCTACCAGCGCGACGCCCGCGCCGTCATCGAGCGCCTGCTGGAGCGCGGCACGGTGCCGGTGCTGACCGGCGGGTCCGGCCTCTACGTGCAGGCCGTGCTGGACGACCTGCGCTTCCCCGGCACCGATCCGGCGGTGCGGGCGAGACTGGAAACCGAGGCGGCCGAGGCGGGCACCGGCGCCCTGTACAGCCGCCTGAGCACGCTCGACCCGGTCGCGGCCACGGCGATCCTGCCGACCAACACGCGCCGGATCGTGCGGGCGCTGGAGGTCATCGAGATCACCGGAGAGCCGTTCTCCGCGAACATGCCCAAGCCCGGCCCGGCGCGCTACGGCACCGTGCTGGTCGGCGTCGACCGGGAGACCGCGGACCTCGACCGGCGGGTCGAGGTCCGCGTGGACCGCATGTTCGCCGCCGGTCTCGTCGGCGAGGTCGAGACACTCGTGGAGCGCGGGCTGCGCGAGGGCAGGACGGCTTCGCGGGCGCTGGGTTACCAGCAGGTGCTCGACGAGCTGGACGGCGAACGGGATTTCCCCGCCGCGGCCGGCGCGACTAAGCAGGCGACGCGGCGATTCGTTCGCAGGCAACGATCCTGGTTCCGCCGGGACGCCCGGATCCGCTGGTTCGACGGCGCTGATCTCGACCTGGCCGAGCGGGTGCTCGCCGCGGCGGCCCAGTAGTCTGATCGGGTGGCAATCGAGTTCCTCAAGGGGCATGGCACCCAGAACGACTTCGTGGTGCTCCCCGACCCCGACGGCCGGCTGGACCTGACGGCCGGCCGGGTCGCGGCGTTGTGCGACCGGCAGCGCGGGCTCGGTGCCGACGGCGTCCTGCGGGTGGTCCGTACCGAGGCGATCGGCCTTGCCGGTGACGGCGAATGGTTCATGGACTACCGCAACGCCGACGGGTCCATCGCCGAGATGTGCGGCAACGGCACGCGGGTGTTCGCGCGGTACCTCGTCGACAACGGCCTGGTGCCGGCCCGCGAGTTCGTGATCGGTACCCGCGCGGGTGACCGGCCGGTGGTGGTGCACCCCGATCTGTCGGTGACGGTGCAGATGGGGCCCGCCACGATCACCGGCGCGTCCGTGGCGATCGTGGATGGGCGCAACTTCTCCGGCGTGGCCGTCGACGTGGGCAACCCGCACCTGGTGTCCGTTGTGGACGAAGACGTCGACGCGCTGGACCTGACCCGCGCGCCGCGCTACGACAACGACTTCTTCCCCGAGGGCGTGAACCTGGAGTTCATCAACCCGCTCGGCGAGCAGCGCCTCAAGATGCGGGTGTACGAACGGGGAGTGGGCGAGACCCGCGCGTGCGGCACCGGCACGGTCGCGGCGGTCGCGGCCGCGCTGCACCTGGCGGGCACCGACACCGGGAAGTCCGCTGTGGACATTCCCGGCGGCAGGGTCGAGGTCACCGTGGAGCGGGGGGCATCGACGCTGACGGGTCCGGCGGAGTTCGTGGCGCGGGGTG containing:
- the miaA gene encoding tRNA (adenosine(37)-N6)-dimethylallyltransferase MiaA; its protein translation is MRPIAVVGPTATGKSDLAITIARAVGGEVVNADALQLYRGMDIGTAKVPEHERQSVPHHLLDVLDVTETASVAAYQRDARAVIERLLERGTVPVLTGGSGLYVQAVLDDLRFPGTDPAVRARLETEAAEAGTGALYSRLSTLDPVAATAILPTNTRRIVRALEVIEITGEPFSANMPKPGPARYGTVLVGVDRETADLDRRVEVRVDRMFAAGLVGEVETLVERGLREGRTASRALGYQQVLDELDGERDFPAAAGATKQATRRFVRRQRSWFRRDARIRWFDGADLDLAERVLAAAAQ
- a CDS encoding DUF349 domain-containing protein, with product MSDENPGTPAPHQVPHGHTPAGHGAPVPPAEPHPSRWGRVDDEGNVYVRTAEGERSVGVWQAGSPEEGLLHYARRFDDLRTEVELLGTRLSSGAGDPKHALSTATQLRESLPTAAVVGDLAALSSRIEQIVAHAEKALASAKQERETARAAAVGRKQGLAEEAEQIAAESLQWKAAGDRLRAILDEWKTIKGVDRKTDDELWKRFSKAREAFNRRRGSHFAELDKQRAAAKVRKEELIAEAEALSDSTDWGPTAGRYKDLMTEWKAAGRAPKEADDALWQRFRAAQDAFFSRRSATFSERDAEFATNATRKEELLVEAEKIDPGTNLDGAKAQLRRIQEQWDEIGKVPRERIRELDGRLKSVQDRIREVEESQWRRTDPEAQARAAQFRERVEQFEAQAAKARAAGDERRAKKADEQAAQWREWMQAAEQAVADR
- a CDS encoding DinB family protein, whose product is MLFATDAWASRTVLDEPMPYHRWGLTQTSYPDPGSLGIDVDARPSLDEVLEARAGRMSVVRRIVGTLTDAELSRLCARPPAPGYPGQPRPVSRCLRVVMNEECEHRRYAERDLAVLAARS
- the dapF gene encoding diaminopimelate epimerase: MAIEFLKGHGTQNDFVVLPDPDGRLDLTAGRVAALCDRQRGLGADGVLRVVRTEAIGLAGDGEWFMDYRNADGSIAEMCGNGTRVFARYLVDNGLVPAREFVIGTRAGDRPVVVHPDLSVTVQMGPATITGASVAIVDGRNFSGVAVDVGNPHLVSVVDEDVDALDLTRAPRYDNDFFPEGVNLEFINPLGEQRLKMRVYERGVGETRACGTGTVAAVAAALHLAGTDTGKSAVDIPGGRVEVTVERGASTLTGPAEFVARGELDPAWWEKAG